A single window of Pygocentrus nattereri isolate fPygNat1 chromosome 24, fPygNat1.pri, whole genome shotgun sequence DNA harbors:
- the LOC108434231 gene encoding NACHT, LRR and PYD domains-containing protein 12-like isoform X2 — protein sequence MEPHHSSSGGRTSDSKVKRAQSSEPSCVSVKRFRSIENPPEFSRRGEPSCVSMKSDQSMGQPPIFSSGGGGEPSCVSMKSDQSMGQPPIFSSGGGGEPSCVSVKSDQSMGQPPIFSSGGGGEPSCVSVKSDQSMGKPPIFSSGGGGEPSCVSVKSDQSMGKPPIFSSGGGREPSCVSVKSDQSMGKPPIFSSGGGGEPSCVSVKSDQSMGQPPIFSSGGGGEPSCVSVKSDQSMGQPPIFSSGGGGEPSCVSVKSDQSMGKPPIFSSGGGGEPSCVSVKSDQSMLEPAQSCGGRGTSGSWRRSTETALQINTLADIYQPVDDVFHRVLERHKTSMKNKYESLFEGIKTEQNKTLLNRIYTQLYIIEGESEGVNEEHEVLQMEKTSRKHLQDIPINCLDIFKPLQGPERETREENIRAVKADNLRHKERKEDNRPKEPELRTVLTKGIAGIGKTVSVQKFILDWAEGKANHDVEFMFVLSFRELNLIKDDQYSVHGLLCDFHPELKDLDPKMYHQLKAVFLFDGLDESRISLDFEQCEKISDITMTSSVGVLLTNLIKGELLPSALIWITSRPAAANQIPPKFVNRVTEIQGFSDPQKEEYFRKRISDQDQAKKIISHIKAVKSFYIMCHIPVFCWISATVLQQIMKQSYTEIPKTLTEMYSHFLITQTNIKNEKYEEKAEGDPKNLLESNRTILLKLAELAFKQLMKGNVMFYEEDLKESSIEVTEASVYSGIFTEIFREECVLYQRKVYCFVHLSVQEFLAAVYVFLCYEVKNMEELQIFKLLNRERSENVSLDEVLEGAVNEAVRSQNGHLDLFLRFLVGISLESNHRLLQGLLTSTQISSERTRKYIKRLIKGEDQQYPISTDRSINLFLCLSEMNDQSLSREIQKFLKSEKHSDEKLSPGQCSALACMLLTSEEVLDELDLKKYNTSKEGYRRLIPALTVCRKACLNCCYITKDCCDTLCATLQSVNCPVKELDLSNNDLQDSGVELLSAGLKSLHCKLEILRLTSCSLNMNSGETISSVLQSVNSSLKELDLSNNDLQDSGVELLSTGLKNSHCKLVKLRLYNCSLGRTACENLGSALQSANVSLKELDLSNNDLQDSGVQPLCVGLKNSYCKLETLRI from the exons ATGGAGCCTCACCACTCCAGCAGTGGAGGAAGAACCTCTGATTCAAA AGTGAAGCGTGCACAATCTTCAGAgcccagctgtgtgtctgtgaagaGGTTTCGCTCCATTGAAAACCCTCCTGAATTCAGCAGGAGAGGAGAACCCAGTTGTGTGTCTATGAAAAGTGACCAGTCCATGGGGCAGCCTCCTATATTcagcagtggaggaggaggagaacccagctgtgtgtctatgAAAAGTGACCAGTCCATGGGGCAGCCTCCTATATTcagcagtggaggaggaggagaacccagctgtgtgtctgtgaaaagTGACCAGTCCATGGGGCAGCCTCCTATATTcagcagtggaggaggaggagaacccagttgtgtgtctgtgaaaaGTGACCAGTCCATGGGGAAGCCTCCTATATTcagcagtggaggaggaggagaacccagttgtgtgtctgtgaaaaGTGACCAGTCCATGGGGAAGCCTCCTATATTcagcagtggaggaggaagagaacccagttgtgtgtctgtgaaaaGTGACCAGTCCATGGGGAAGCCTCCTATATTcagcagtggaggaggaggagaacccagttgtgtgtctgtgaaaaGTGACCAGTCCATGGGGCAGCCTCCTATATTcagcagtggaggaggaggagaacccagttgtgtgtctgtgaaaaGTGACCAGTCCATGGGGCAGCCTCCTATATTcagcagtggaggaggaggagaacccagttgtgtgtctgtgaaaaGTGACCAGTCCATGGGGAAGCCTCCTATATTcagcagtggaggaggaggagaacccagctgtgtgtctgtgaaaagTGACCAGTCCATGTTAGAGCCAGCACAGTCCTGTGGAGGGAGAGGAACCTCTGGCTCATG GCGGCGCTCCACAGAAACAGCATTGCAGATAAACACTCTGGCAGACATTTACCAACCAGTGGATGATGTCTTTCACAGAGTCTTAGAGAGACACAAAACCAGCATGAAGAACAAGTACGAGAGTTTATTTGAGGGgatcaaaacagaacagaataaaacCCTCCTGAACCGGATTTACACACAGCTCTACAtcatagagggagagagtgaaggagtgaatgAAGAACATGAGGTTTTACAGATGGAGAAAACATCCAGGAAACACCTACAAGACATTCCAATTAACTGCTTAGACATCTTTAAACCTCTACAAGGTCCTGAAAGAGAAACACGAGAAGAGAACATTAGAGCTGTGAAGGCTGACAATCTcagacacaaagaaagaaaagaagataaCAGACCAAAAGAGCCAGAGCTCAGAACTGTTCTGACTAAAGGCATTGCTGGAATTGGAAAAACTGTCTCTGTGCAGAAATTCATTCTGGACTGGGCAGAAGGAAAAGCCAATCACGATGTCGAGTTCATGTTTGTGCTTTCGTTCCGGGAGTTGAACCTGATTAAAGATGATCAATACAGTGTTCATGGACTTCTGTGTGACTTCCATCCTGAGCTCAAAGATCTGGACCCAAAAATGTATCATCAgctcaaagctgtgtttttatttgatggtcTGGATGAAAGTAGAATTTCACTGGACTTTGAACAGTGTGAGAAAATATCTGACATCACCATGACATCATCAGTGGGTGTGTTGCTGACAAACCTTATCAAAGGAGAGCTGCTTCCCTCTGCTCTGATCTGGATCACCTCCAGAccagcagcagccaatcagatccctCCTAAATTCGTCAACCGTGTGACAGAAATTCAGGGATTCAGTGACCCACAGAAGGAGGAGTACTTCAGGAAGAGAATCAGTGACCAAGACCAAGCCAAGAAAATCATCTCACACATTAAGGCAGTGAAGAGCTTCTACATAATGTGCCACATTCCAGTCTTCTGCTGGATCTCAGCCACTGTTCTTCAGCAAATCATGAAACAGAGTTATACAGAAATTCCTAAAACTCTGACTGAAATGTACTCACACTTCCTGATCACTCAGACCAACATAAAGAATGAGAAGTATGAGGAGAAAGCTGAGGGAGACCCAAAGAACCTGCTGGAGTCCAACAGAACCATTCTTCTGAAACTGGCTGAACTGGCTTTCAAACAGCTGATGAAGGGCAATGTGATGTTCTATGAGGAGGACCTGAAAGAGAGCAGCATTGAGGTCACTGAGGCCTCAGTGTATTCTGGGATTTTCACTGAGATCTTTAGGGAAGAATGTGTGCTTTACCAGAGGAAGGTCTACTGCTTTGTTCATCTGAGCGTTCAGGAGTTCCTGGCTGCTGTTTATGTGTTTCTTTGCTATGAGGTCAAGAACATGGAGGAACTGCAGATATTTAAACTACTAAACAGAGAGAGGTCTGAGAATGTTTCTCTGGATGAGGTGCTAGAAGGAGCAGTGAATGAAGCAGTAAGGAGCCAGAATGGTCATCTGGATCTTTTCCTCCGTTTCCTGGTGGGCATCTCACTGGAGTCCAATCACAGACTCCTACAGGGTCTCTTGACATCAACACAGATCAGCTCAGAGAGAACCAGAAAGTACATCAAGAGATTAATCAAAGGAGAAGATCAACAATATCCCATCTCCACTGACAGATCCATTAatctgttcctctgtctgtctgaaatgAATGATCAGTCTCTCTCCAGAGAGATTCAAAAGTTTCTAAAATCAGAGAAACACTCAGACGAGAAGCTTTCTCCTGGACAGTGTTCAGCACTTGCCTGCATGCTCCTCACCTCAGAGGAGGTTCTGGATGAGCTAGATCTGAAGAAATACAACACATCAAAGGAGGGTTATAGGAGACTGATCCCAGCTCTAACTGTCTGCAGAAAAGCTTG tcTAAATTGTTGTTACATCACCAAGGACTGCTGTGACACACTCTGTGCAACTCTACAATCTGTAAACTGTCCTGTGAAAGAGCTGGACCTTAGTAACAATGACTTGCAGGACtcaggagtggagctgctctctgctggactgaagagtTTACACTGTAAATTGGAGATACTGAG ACTAACAAGCTGTAGTCTCAACATGAACTCCGGGGAAACTATATCATCAGTTCTACAATCGGTAAACTCTTCTCTGAAAGAGCTAGACCTCAGTAACAATGAcctgcaggattcaggagtggagctgctcTCGACTGGACTAAAGAactcacactgtaaactggtGAAACTCAG ACTGTACAACTGTAGTCTTGGTAGGACAGCTTGCGAAAATCTGGGATCAGCTCTACAATCAGCAAACGTCTCCCTGAAAGAGCTGGATCTCAGCAACAATGACTTGCAGGATTCAGGAGTGCAGCCTCTATGTGTTGGACTGAAGAATTCATATTGCAAACTGGAGACACTCAG